One genomic window of Psychrobacillus sp. INOP01 includes the following:
- the bioB gene encoding biotin synthase BioB translates to MNWQKLAQEVISGKELTNEEAIAILTTDDEEILPLLHGAFTIRKHYYGKKVKLNMIMNAKSGYCPEDCGYCSQSSVSNAPIDKYPFISKEEILEGAKRAFENQIGTYCIVASGRGPTRKDVRVVSEAVEEIKENYGLKVCACLGLLKEEQAQELKNAGVDRYNHNLNTSERHHSYITTSHTYEDRLNTVEIVKKHGISPCSGAIIGMKETKEDVVNIARALRQLDADSIPVNFLHAIDGTKLEGTKELNPRYCLKVLALFRFINPSKEIRISGGREVNLGSLQPLGLYAANSIFVGDYLTTEGQEKNKDYLMLQDLGFEIELTEKQAALARV, encoded by the coding sequence ATGAACTGGCAAAAACTAGCTCAAGAAGTTATTAGTGGTAAAGAATTAACAAATGAAGAAGCAATAGCTATTTTAACAACGGATGATGAGGAAATACTTCCATTACTTCATGGTGCTTTTACCATTCGGAAACATTATTATGGAAAAAAAGTAAAATTAAACATGATTATGAATGCTAAAAGTGGCTACTGTCCAGAAGACTGTGGATATTGTTCTCAATCTTCTGTTTCAAATGCACCAATCGATAAATACCCTTTCATTTCAAAAGAAGAAATTTTAGAAGGAGCAAAGCGTGCATTTGAAAATCAAATCGGTACATATTGTATTGTAGCTAGTGGTCGTGGTCCCACGCGAAAAGACGTAAGGGTTGTGAGCGAAGCAGTGGAGGAAATCAAGGAGAATTATGGTCTAAAAGTTTGCGCTTGTTTAGGTTTATTAAAAGAGGAACAAGCACAGGAGTTAAAAAATGCAGGCGTAGATCGTTATAATCATAATTTAAATACTTCCGAGCGACATCATAGCTACATTACAACCTCTCATACCTATGAGGACCGTTTGAATACAGTGGAGATTGTAAAAAAACATGGAATATCTCCATGCTCTGGTGCAATTATTGGAATGAAAGAAACAAAAGAGGATGTGGTGAACATCGCACGTGCACTTCGCCAGCTTGATGCCGACTCTATCCCAGTTAACTTTTTACATGCAATTGATGGTACGAAATTAGAAGGTACAAAAGAACTAAACCCACGTTATTGTTTAAAAGTGCTCGCACTGTTTCGTTTTATCAATCCATCAAAAGAAATCCGCATTTCAGGGGGTAGGGAAGTAAATCTTGGTTCCCTACAACCATTGGGGTTATACGCAGCAAATAGTATCTTTGTTGGAGACTATTTAACAACAGAGGGGCAAGAGAAGAATAAAGACTACTTAATGTTGCAGGACCTAGGATTCGAAATAGAGCTTACTGAAAAACAAGCCGCATTAGCAAGGGTCTAG
- a CDS encoding topoisomerase, whose protein sequence is MVKKAIISGIVFSSILLVGCNKTEVLESEQEVVVSQGNVENDGISNLISELKNEIIVSITEQTELESDSLTIMVDGGTDELTISVGFPKDAKIDDTLIQQIVEDSIKNISETETETTSEEQIKMKIKTKIEKY, encoded by the coding sequence GTGGTGAAAAAAGCTATAATTTCAGGAATTGTATTTTCTTCAATCTTGTTAGTTGGATGTAATAAAACCGAGGTATTAGAAAGCGAGCAGGAAGTAGTAGTTTCTCAAGGAAACGTGGAGAATGATGGAATATCAAATTTAATATCTGAATTAAAAAATGAAATAATAGTATCTATTACAGAGCAAACGGAACTTGAAAGTGATTCACTAACAATAATGGTAGATGGTGGTACTGATGAATTAACAATTTCAGTAGGTTTCCCAAAGGATGCAAAAATTGATGATACGTTGATTCAACAAATAGTTGAAGATTCTATTAAGAATATTTCTGAAACAGAAACAGAAACAACTAGCGAAGAACAAATAAAAATGAAAATAAAAACAAAGATCGAGAAATACTAA
- a CDS encoding phosphotransferase enzyme family protein, translating into MNHNEVAEIYEAYLSPLVSELYELEGYVTSLINAHAGGRNVVYNCEKEGASAKILRIAYLNDRSREELLGEVEYIQYLFDHGGSVSNVISSRKGNLLEEITHNNHTFFVCLFEKARGKMLVENHYQYREGVPITEYYYNCGKVLGKLHQLSKGYAPVHRRYSFFDKYNVEYIDNLIPGTLPLLKEKMVELLKTLEGLDKNSESFGMVHFDYNDGNYMIDFDTGQITVFDFDNSCFCWYMYDLANVWMLGLGWIQFEPDAVKRKDFMDDYFKTVLEGYTSETKIEDSMLNNLSLFIQITLMENIIDAVEVMRNNGEELKCDEELSYSIKCLEEDIPYKGFFHEVFSCEEPFECEERNI; encoded by the coding sequence ATGAATCATAATGAAGTTGCTGAAATATACGAAGCTTATTTAAGTCCACTAGTATCAGAGTTGTACGAGTTGGAAGGCTATGTAACAAGTCTAATTAATGCTCATGCCGGAGGGCGGAATGTCGTTTATAACTGTGAGAAAGAGGGCGCTAGTGCAAAAATACTCAGAATCGCCTATTTAAATGACAGGAGCCGAGAGGAATTGTTGGGAGAAGTTGAATATATCCAATATTTATTCGATCATGGCGGTAGTGTCTCGAATGTGATCAGCTCCCGGAAGGGGAATCTACTGGAAGAGATCACTCATAATAATCACACCTTTTTTGTCTGCCTGTTCGAAAAGGCTAGGGGAAAAATGCTTGTAGAAAATCATTATCAGTATCGCGAAGGAGTTCCTATTACGGAATACTATTATAACTGCGGTAAAGTTCTCGGGAAGCTGCACCAATTGTCGAAAGGCTATGCTCCTGTTCATCGCCGGTATAGTTTCTTTGATAAATACAATGTCGAGTATATCGATAATCTGATACCGGGTACGTTACCACTGCTTAAGGAGAAGATGGTAGAGCTTCTTAAAACCTTAGAAGGATTGGACAAGAATTCTGAGTCTTTCGGTATGGTACATTTTGATTACAATGATGGTAATTATATGATTGACTTTGATACCGGACAAATCACTGTATTTGATTTCGATAACTCTTGTTTCTGTTGGTATATGTATGACTTGGCGAATGTCTGGATGCTCGGATTGGGCTGGATACAATTCGAACCAGATGCTGTTAAACGAAAAGACTTTATGGATGATTATTTCAAAACAGTACTCGAGGGATACACATCTGAGACCAAAATCGAAGATTCGATGTTGAATAATTTGTCCTTATTTATCCAAATTACCCTCATGGAAAATATTATAGATGCAGTCGAGGTCATGCGGAACAACGGTGAAGAGCTGAAGTGCGATGAGGAGTTGTCATATAGCATAAAATGCCTCGAAGAAGATATCCCGTATAAGGGATTTTTCCATGAAGTTTTCTCGTGCGAAGAACCTTTCGAGTGTGAGGAACGAAATATTTAA
- a CDS encoding DNA alkylation repair protein gives MDEKKDTEIKRSSKAENILHQINSKTKLGDLRKIAKDIKKDHELAMELWSTEEFLPRLLAILIMDKKFLSQDVLNKLDNDMQTHTFDERNNLMDWLMANQLTKDKKKIALMVSWENSPSALQRRAFWYYQGRLRWTGQTPPDNTADLLSAVEANITQEEPEVQWAMNFTAGWIGVYDEKNRARCIKLGEKTGLYKDEIVAKGCTPSYLPEFITIEVNKRNNN, from the coding sequence ATGGATGAAAAAAAAGATACAGAAATAAAACGCTCTTCAAAAGCAGAAAACATTCTACATCAGATCAATAGTAAAACTAAGCTAGGCGACTTACGAAAAATCGCGAAGGACATTAAAAAAGATCACGAACTAGCTATGGAACTTTGGTCAACCGAAGAGTTTTTGCCCAGACTATTAGCAATCTTAATTATGGACAAAAAATTTCTTTCACAAGATGTGCTAAATAAGCTTGATAATGATATGCAGACTCACACTTTTGATGAGCGAAATAACTTAATGGATTGGTTAATGGCTAATCAGCTCACCAAAGACAAGAAGAAAATTGCATTGATGGTGTCATGGGAAAATAGTCCTTCTGCTCTTCAAAGGCGAGCTTTCTGGTATTATCAAGGGCGATTGAGATGGACTGGACAAACACCGCCTGATAACACCGCAGACTTGCTATCTGCAGTAGAAGCTAATATTACGCAGGAAGAACCCGAAGTTCAATGGGCTATGAATTTCACCGCAGGCTGGATAGGCGTTTATGATGAAAAGAATCGTGCACGTTGTATTAAACTTGGTGAGAAAACGGGTCTTTACAAAGATGAAATAGTAGCAAAAGGTTGTACTCCCAGCTATTTGCCGGAGTTCATTACGATTGAAGTTAACAAACGAAATAATAATTAG
- a CDS encoding nucleoside deaminase → MISDSDLKHLRRCIELAKTALEKGDEPFGSVLVSANGDVLVEDHNHVANGDHTQHPEFALARWAAGNMTVEERGKATVYTSGEHCPMCAAAHGWVGLGRIVYACSSEQLVQWLSEMEVTPSRVRNLPIQDVIRDTTIDGPVPELEEQVRQLHRQFYAKRR, encoded by the coding sequence ATGATAAGTGATTCTGATTTGAAGCACCTGCGACGTTGTATTGAACTAGCAAAAACTGCGTTGGAGAAAGGTGATGAGCCATTTGGTTCAGTTCTTGTCTCAGCCAACGGAGACGTGCTTGTAGAAGACCATAACCACGTTGCAAATGGTGACCATACTCAACACCCAGAGTTTGCTTTGGCGCGATGGGCAGCCGGGAACATGACAGTTGAAGAAAGAGGCAAGGCGACAGTATATACCTCGGGCGAACATTGCCCTATGTGCGCTGCGGCCCACGGTTGGGTTGGTTTAGGTCGAATCGTTTATGCATGTTCGTCCGAACAGCTGGTACAATGGTTGAGTGAAATGGAGGTTACTCCATCGCGTGTTCGAAATCTTCCCATTCAAGATGTTATTCGTGATACCACAATAGATGGCCCTGTTCCTGAACTAGAAGAGCAAGTTCGTCAACTCCATCGTCAGTTTTACGCAAAGAGACGTTGA
- a CDS encoding HAAS domain-containing protein, translating into MGRINYFALFGVIFFNLVLFSGVAIALVALLFSLWTVVVSFVLSPIILVAVNQMGIQEFDIIQTILSCIILVIGIKLVPFAMKATRYMGAFFTKYIEYNKKTIYSN; encoded by the coding sequence ATGGGAAGAATTAATTATTTTGCATTGTTTGGCGTAATATTTTTTAATCTTGTCCTATTTTCGGGAGTTGCGATAGCGTTAGTTGCACTATTGTTTTCTTTGTGGACGGTTGTTGTTTCGTTTGTTTTATCACCAATTATTTTGGTAGCAGTAAACCAGATGGGTATACAAGAATTTGATATTATTCAAACAATTCTAAGTTGTATTATATTGGTTATAGGTATTAAGTTAGTGCCTTTTGCAATGAAAGCTACTCGATATATGGGTGCTTTTTTCACTAAATATATTGAGTATAACAAAAAAACAATTTATTCTAATTAA
- a CDS encoding site-specific integrase, with the protein MLLSKAWASFEADKRIEGFSPQTVKAYQLQSLLLIGYFKDVEMELQDTNQLKEYLSISGKHLKPASLAHRIRFLKSFFRWSHEEGY; encoded by the coding sequence TTGTTACTGTCAAAAGCATGGGCTTCGTTTGAAGCGGATAAGCGAATAGAAGGCTTTTCTCCACAAACGGTGAAGGCTTACCAGTTACAGTCTTTGCTACTAATCGGCTATTTTAAGGATGTAGAGATGGAATTACAGGATACAAATCAACTGAAGGAATATCTATCTATATCCGGCAAGCATTTAAAACCGGCCAGTCTTGCACATCGTATCCGCTTTTTGAAGTCATTTTTTCGTTGGTCTCATGAAGAAGGCTACTGA
- a CDS encoding biotin transporter BioY, whose protein sequence is MKSTRTASLSLVAIFAAMTAIGAFLKIPLPVVPFTLQIIVVYLAGSLLGSKRGLQSQLVYILVGLAGLPVFTLGGGFMYVLQPTFGYLIGFAAGAYVIGYIIERFDNPTRKHFIVAHLIGTVVIYAIGVPYLYMALNLWLNVPTGLSHVLATGLYSTIGVDIALAIFTSLLAARLYPLVKKIHSQKRGTQNELAKTSSRSY, encoded by the coding sequence TTGAAAAGTACACGTACTGCTTCTCTATCACTTGTTGCAATTTTTGCTGCAATGACCGCAATTGGTGCTTTTCTTAAAATTCCACTACCTGTTGTTCCATTTACTTTGCAAATCATCGTTGTATATTTAGCAGGCTCATTATTAGGAAGCAAACGAGGTTTGCAGAGTCAGTTAGTTTATATACTTGTTGGTTTAGCTGGACTCCCTGTATTTACACTGGGTGGCGGTTTTATGTATGTGTTGCAGCCAACGTTTGGGTATTTAATAGGATTCGCAGCAGGAGCCTATGTGATTGGCTACATAATTGAACGATTTGATAACCCTACACGTAAGCATTTTATTGTTGCGCATTTAATCGGTACAGTTGTGATTTATGCTATCGGCGTTCCGTATCTTTATATGGCATTAAATTTATGGCTAAACGTACCCACGGGCCTATCACATGTACTCGCAACAGGATTATACAGTACTATTGGCGTTGATATTGCGCTTGCTATTTTTACAAGTTTACTAGCAGCACGTCTTTATCCTTTAGTGAAAAAAATACATTCCCAGAAAAGAGGAACACAAAATGAACTGGCAAAAACTAGCTCAAGAAGTTATTAG